One Brassica oleracea var. oleracea cultivar TO1000 chromosome C7, BOL, whole genome shotgun sequence genomic window carries:
- the LOC106306138 gene encoding ABC transporter C family member 12 isoform X1 translates to MSFLVFQFWVSKKMGFEALTWYCKPVAEGFWEKAADAAFGSYTPCAIDSLVMLVSHFVLLGLCLYRIWIIFRNTKAQMYVLRNKWYNCVLGILACYCVVEPVLRLVLGVSLFDMDGETGLLPPFEVASLIVEAFAWFSMLVLIGLETRQYVKEFRLYVRFGVVYVLVADAVLLDLVLPLKNSVNRSSLHLYISSRCSQAVFGILLLVYIPELDPYPGYHILNNEPLENVEYEALRGGENICPERHASIFSRIYFGWITPLMQLGYRKPITEKDVWQLDKWDQTETLFTRFQRCWTEESQRRKPWLLRALNSSLGGRFWLGGIFKIGNDLSQFVGPVVLSHLLRSMQEGDPAWVGYVYAFLIFVGVTLGVLCEAQYYQNVWRVGFRLRSTLVAAIFHKSLRLTHEARKNFASGKVTNMITTDANALQQISQQLHGLWSAPFRIIVSMILLYQQLGVASLFGSLILFLLIPLQTLIISKMRKLTKEGLQWTDKRVGIMNEILAAMDTVKCYAWEKSFESRIQGIRNEELSWFRKAQLLSAFNSFILNSIPVVVTVVSFGVYVLLGGDLTPARAFTSLSLFAVLRFPLNMLPNLLSQVVNANVSLQRIEELLLSEERILAENPPLQPGPPAISIKNGYFSWDSKATKPTLSNINLEIPVGSLVAIVGGTGEGKTSLVSAMLGELSRTETSSVIIRGSVAYVPQVSWIFNATVRDNILFGSGFEAERYWRAIDATALQQDLDLLPGRDHTEIGERGVNISGGQKQRLSMARAVYSSSDVYIFDDPLSALDAHVAQQVFDSCMKDELKGKTRVLVTNQLHFLPLMDRIILVSEGMIKEEGTFEELSKNGSLFQKLMENAGKMDTTQEMNKNDQKSSKPSHTLTVDASERNVGSTKQGRRGRSVLVKQEERETGIISWNVLMRYKKAVGGLWVVMIIFACYLTTEVLRVSSSTWLSFWTDQSTSKSYSPGFYIIVYALLGFGQVAVTFTNSFWLITSSLRAAKKLHDAMLNSIMRAPMLFFHTNPTGRVINRFSKDIGDIDRNVANLMNMFMNQLWQLLSTFALIGTVSTISLWAIMPLLILFYAAYLYYQNTSREVKRLDSVTRSPIYAQFGEALNGLSSIRAYKAYERMAKINGKSMDNNIRFTLANTSSNRWLTIRLETLGGVMIWLTATFAVLRNGNAENQAGFASTMGLLLSYTLNITSLLSGVLRQASRAENSLNSVERVGNYIDLPSEAADVIENNCPVTGWPSRGSIKFEDVYLRYRTGLPPVLHGLSFSVSPSEKVGVVGRTGAGKSSMLNALFRIVEVEKGRIMIDDYDVAKFGLMDLRRVLSIIPQSPVLFSGTVRFNIDPFSEHNDADLWEALQRAHIKDVIARNPFGLDAEVSEGGENFSVGQRQLLSLARALLRRSKILVLDEATASVDVRTDSLIQKTIREEFKSCTMLVIAHRLNTIIDCDKILVLSSGQVLEYDSPQELLSRDTSAFFRMVHSTGPANAQYLCNMVSAGRVNGMGLGG, encoded by the exons ATGTCTTTTCTTGTTTTCCAGTTTTGGGTATCGAAGAAGATGGGTTTTGAGGCTTTGACTTGGTACTGCAAGCCAGTTGCAGAGGGGTTTTGGGAGAAAGCAGCGGACGCCGCGTTTGGTTCCTACACGCCATGCGCTATTGACTCACTTGTGATGCTTGTTTCTCACTTTGTCCTTCTTGGTTTGTGTCTCTACCGGATATGGATCATCTTCCGCAATACCAAAGCTCAGATGTATGTTCTGAGGAACAAGTGGTATAACTGTGTGCTAGGGATATTAGCTTGTTACTGTGTTGTTGAGCCGGTGCTGAGATTGGTCCTGGGGGTTTCACTTTTTGACATGGATGGAGAGACTGGTCTTCTTCCTCCCTTTGAG GTTGCATCTTTAATTGTTGAGGCATTTGCTTGGTTCTCCATGCTTGTTTTGATTGGGCTGGAAACCAGACAATATGTCAAAGAGTTCCGGTTGTACGTGAGATTTGGTGTTGTTTATGTTTTGGTTGCTGATGCTGTGCTACTCGACCTTGTGTTGCCTCTCAAGAACTCAGTCAACAG AAGTTCCTTACATCTCTATATCAGTTCAAGATGTTCTCAG GCTGTTTTTGGGATTCTTCTACTTGTTTACATTCCGGAACTAGATCCTTATCCAGGATACCATATTCTAAACAACGAACCGCTAGAAAACGTTGAATATGAAGCACTTCGCGGGGGAGAAAACATATGTCCCGAGCGACATGCCAGCATATTTTCCA GAATATACTTTGGTTGGATCACGCCGCTTATGCAGTTAGGCTACAGAAAACCCATAACTGAAAAGGATGTTTGGCAATTAGACAAATGGGATCAAACAGAAACTCTGTTCACAAG ATTCCAAAGATGCTGGACAGAAGAATCGCAGAGACGCAAGCCGTGGCTTCTCCGAGCACTGAATAGTAGCCTTGGTGGAAG GTTCTGGTTGGGTGGTATCTTTAAG ATTGGAAATGATCTTTCCCAGTTTGTTGGACCGGTTGTACTGAGCCACCTATTACGG TCAATGCAAGAAGGTGATCCGGCTTGGGTTGGCTATGTCTATGCTTTCTTAATTTTCGTTGGGGTG ACACTTGGAGTGCTCTGTGAAGCTCAGTACTACCAGAATGTTTGGCGTGTGGGATTCCGGTTAAGATCAACTTTG GTTGCAGCTATATTCCATAAATCTTTAAGACTAACTCATGAAGCTCGCAAGAATTTTGCATCTGGGAAGGTCACAAACATGATAACTACAGATGCTAATGCACTTCAG CAAATATCACAACAACTCCATGGCTTATGGTCAGCTCCTTTTCGCATCATTGTGTCTATGATTCTTCTCTATCAACAACTAGGAGTTGCTTCGCTTTTTGGTTCATTGATTTTGTTTCTCCTAATTCCTCTCCAG ACTCTGATTATAAGCAAAATGCGGAAGCTGACTAAAGAAGGGCTCCAGTGGACTGACAAAAGAGTTGGTATCATGAATGAGATTTTAGCAGCCATGGATACTGTAAA ATGCTATGCATGGGAGAAGAGCTTTGAGTCGCGGATTCAAGGAATTAGAAATGAAGAGCTCTCATGGTTTCGTAAAGCGCAGCTACTATCAGCT TTTAACAGTTTTATACTGAACAGCATCCCAGTAGTTGTGACTGTGGTTTCATTTGGGGTTTACGTTCTGCTTGGAGGAGATTTGACACCGGCAAGGGCATTCACCTCTCTTTCTCTATTCGCAGTTCTAAGATTTCCTCTCAACATGCTACCAAATCTTCTAAGTCAG GTTGTCAACGCAAACGTTTCACTGCAACGGATTGAGGAACTACTTCTAAGTGAAGAGAGAATTCTAGCAGAAAACCCACCTCTTCAACCAGGGCCTCCAGCCATTTCCATTAAGAATGGATATTTTTCATGGGATTCAAAG GCAACGAAGCCCACATTATCCAATATTAATTTGGAGATTCCAGTCGGAAGCTTGGTTGCCATTGTAGGTGGAACCGGGGAAGGTAAGACATCACTTGTTTCGGCAATGCTGGGGGAGCTATCTCGTACCGAAACCTCAAGCGTCATTATTAGAGGCTCAGTAGCTTATGTTCCTCAAGTCTCATGGATCTTCAATGCCACG GTGCGTGATAACATATTATTTGGGTCGGGTTTTGAAGCTGAAAGATATTGGAGGGCTATTGATGCTACTGCCTTACAACAAGATCTTGATTTGCTTCCG GGCCGTGATCATACAGAGATTGGAGAACGGGGAGTGAATATTAGTGGAGGGCAAAAGCAGAGACTTTCAATGGCTAGGGCAGTCTACTCCAGTTCAGATGTTTACATATTCGATGATCCTTTGAGTGCTTTAGATGCTCATGTTGCTCAGCAG GTGTTTGATAGCTGCATGAAAGATGAGCTGAAGGGGAAAACGAGAGTGCTTGTCACAAACCAGCTACATTTTCTTCCTTTGATGGATAGAATTATTTTAGTGTCCGAGGGAATGATCAAAGAGGAAGGAACCTTTGAAGAGTTGTCAAAAAATGGGAGTTTGTTCCAGAAACTAATGGAGAACGCTGGGAAAATGGACACAACCCAAGAGATGAATAAAAATGACCAGAAAAGCTCGAAGCCGAGTCATACTCTCACGGTTGATGCGAGTGAAAGAAATGTTGGCAGTACCAAGCAAGGAAGACGAGGAAGATCGGTGCTTGTAAAGCAAGAAGAACGGGAAACTGGCATCATAAGTTGGAACGTTCTGATGAGGTATAAAAAGGCAGTGGGCGGCTTATGGGTGGTTATGATCATCTTTGCATGCTATTTAACAACTGAGGTTCTCCGGGTTTCAAGTAGCACATGGCTAAGTTTCTGGACCGATCAAAGCACTTCAAAGAGTTATAGTCCAGGTTTCTACATTATCGTCTATGCTCTTCTCGGATTTGGTCAG GTTGCGGTGACGTTTACCAACTCGTTTTGGCTGATCACATCAAGTTTACGTGCCGCCAAGAAACTCCATGACGCTATGCTGAATTCTATAATGCGAGCTCCTATGCTTTTTTTCCACACAAACCCAACTGGGCGTGTAATCAACAGGTTTTCTAAGGACATTGGTGATATAGATAGAAATGTCGCCAACCTAATGAATATGTTCATGAACCAGCTCTGGCAACTCCTCTCGACCTTTGCACTTATAGGTACTGTCAGTACAATTTCATTGTGGGCAATAATGCCGCTCCTGATACTGTTTTATGCAGCATATCTCTACTATCAG AACACATCCCGTGAAGTGAAACGTTTAGATTCGGTCACAAGATCGCCTATTTATGCTCAATTTGGAGAAGCTTTGAATGGTTTGTCAAGCATCCGAGCCTATAAAGCATACGAGAGGATGGCCAAGATTAATGGAAAATCCATGGACAACAACATAAGGTTCACTCTTGCAAACACTAGCTCAAATCGTTGGCTCACTATAAGACTGGAAACTCTCGGTGGTGTCATGATTTGGTTAACCGCAACTTTCGCCGTTCTGAGGAACGGGAATGCAGAGAACCAAGCTGGTTTTGCGTCTACGATGGGTCTCCTTCTTAGCTACACACTGAATATCACTTCTCTGTTAAGCGGTGTTCTAAGGCAAGCTAGCAGAGCAGAGAACAGCTTGAATTCCGTTGAGCGTGTGGGTAATTACATCGATCTACCTTCTGAGGCTGCGGATGTGATCGAGAACAATTGTCCAGTAACTGGCTGGCCTTCAAGAGGATCAATTAAGTTTGAAGATGTTTACCTGCGTTATAGAACAGGGCTTCCTCCAGTACTTCATGGACTGTCCTTTTCTGTTTCTCCCAGTGAGAAAGTAGGAGTGGTGGGAAGAACTGGTGCAGGGAAGTCTTCCATGTTGAATGCATTGTTTCGGATTGTGGAAGTGGAAAAGGGAAGAATCATGATTGATGATTATGATGTTGCTAAGTTCGGACTGATGGATTTGCGCAGGGTTCTAAGTATCATTCCACAGTCACCAGTTCTTTTCTCAG GGACGGTGAGATTCAACATTGACCCATTTAGTGAGCACAATGATGCTGACCTCTGGGAGGCTCTACAAAGGGCCCATATAAAAGATGTCATAGCCAGGAACCCTTTTGGTCTAGATGCAGAG GTCTCTGAGGGAGGTGAGAATTTCAGCGTGGGGCAAAGGCAACTTCTGAGTCTAGCGCGTGCATTGTTAAGAAGATCTAAGATCCTTGTTCTCGATGAAGCAACAGCATCTGTTGATGTCAGAACAGATTCTCTAATACAAAAGACAATCCGTGAGGAATTCAAGTCTTGCACAATGCTTGTTATCGCTCACAGATTGAATACCATCATCGACTGTGACAAGATCCTTGTGCTTAGTTCTGGTCAG GTTTTGGAGTATGATAGTCCACAAGAGCTGCTGTCAAGAGATACCAGTGCCTTCTTTAGGATGGTTCACAGCACCGGACCAGCAAATGCTCAGTACCTTTGTAACATGGTCTCTGCAGGGAGAGTGAATGGAATGGGGCTAGGTGGATAG
- the LOC106306138 gene encoding ABC transporter C family member 12 isoform X2, which translates to MGLTKFWVSKKMGFEALTWYCKPVAEGFWEKAADAAFGSYTPCAIDSLVMLVSHFVLLGLCLYRIWIIFRNTKAQMYVLRNKWYNCVLGILACYCVVEPVLRLVLGVSLFDMDGETGLLPPFEVASLIVEAFAWFSMLVLIGLETRQYVKEFRLYVRFGVVYVLVADAVLLDLVLPLKNSVNRSSLHLYISSRCSQAVFGILLLVYIPELDPYPGYHILNNEPLENVEYEALRGGENICPERHASIFSRIYFGWITPLMQLGYRKPITEKDVWQLDKWDQTETLFTRFQRCWTEESQRRKPWLLRALNSSLGGRFWLGGIFKIGNDLSQFVGPVVLSHLLRSMQEGDPAWVGYVYAFLIFVGVTLGVLCEAQYYQNVWRVGFRLRSTLVAAIFHKSLRLTHEARKNFASGKVTNMITTDANALQQISQQLHGLWSAPFRIIVSMILLYQQLGVASLFGSLILFLLIPLQTLIISKMRKLTKEGLQWTDKRVGIMNEILAAMDTVKCYAWEKSFESRIQGIRNEELSWFRKAQLLSAFNSFILNSIPVVVTVVSFGVYVLLGGDLTPARAFTSLSLFAVLRFPLNMLPNLLSQVVNANVSLQRIEELLLSEERILAENPPLQPGPPAISIKNGYFSWDSKATKPTLSNINLEIPVGSLVAIVGGTGEGKTSLVSAMLGELSRTETSSVIIRGSVAYVPQVSWIFNATVRDNILFGSGFEAERYWRAIDATALQQDLDLLPGRDHTEIGERGVNISGGQKQRLSMARAVYSSSDVYIFDDPLSALDAHVAQQVFDSCMKDELKGKTRVLVTNQLHFLPLMDRIILVSEGMIKEEGTFEELSKNGSLFQKLMENAGKMDTTQEMNKNDQKSSKPSHTLTVDASERNVGSTKQGRRGRSVLVKQEERETGIISWNVLMRYKKAVGGLWVVMIIFACYLTTEVLRVSSSTWLSFWTDQSTSKSYSPGFYIIVYALLGFGQVAVTFTNSFWLITSSLRAAKKLHDAMLNSIMRAPMLFFHTNPTGRVINRFSKDIGDIDRNVANLMNMFMNQLWQLLSTFALIGTVSTISLWAIMPLLILFYAAYLYYQNTSREVKRLDSVTRSPIYAQFGEALNGLSSIRAYKAYERMAKINGKSMDNNIRFTLANTSSNRWLTIRLETLGGVMIWLTATFAVLRNGNAENQAGFASTMGLLLSYTLNITSLLSGVLRQASRAENSLNSVERVGNYIDLPSEAADVIENNCPVTGWPSRGSIKFEDVYLRYRTGLPPVLHGLSFSVSPSEKVGVVGRTGAGKSSMLNALFRIVEVEKGRIMIDDYDVAKFGLMDLRRVLSIIPQSPVLFSGTVRFNIDPFSEHNDADLWEALQRAHIKDVIARNPFGLDAEVSEGGENFSVGQRQLLSLARALLRRSKILVLDEATASVDVRTDSLIQKTIREEFKSCTMLVIAHRLNTIIDCDKILVLSSGQVLEYDSPQELLSRDTSAFFRMVHSTGPANAQYLCNMVSAGRVNGMGLGG; encoded by the exons ATGGGACTAACAAAA TTTTGGGTATCGAAGAAGATGGGTTTTGAGGCTTTGACTTGGTACTGCAAGCCAGTTGCAGAGGGGTTTTGGGAGAAAGCAGCGGACGCCGCGTTTGGTTCCTACACGCCATGCGCTATTGACTCACTTGTGATGCTTGTTTCTCACTTTGTCCTTCTTGGTTTGTGTCTCTACCGGATATGGATCATCTTCCGCAATACCAAAGCTCAGATGTATGTTCTGAGGAACAAGTGGTATAACTGTGTGCTAGGGATATTAGCTTGTTACTGTGTTGTTGAGCCGGTGCTGAGATTGGTCCTGGGGGTTTCACTTTTTGACATGGATGGAGAGACTGGTCTTCTTCCTCCCTTTGAG GTTGCATCTTTAATTGTTGAGGCATTTGCTTGGTTCTCCATGCTTGTTTTGATTGGGCTGGAAACCAGACAATATGTCAAAGAGTTCCGGTTGTACGTGAGATTTGGTGTTGTTTATGTTTTGGTTGCTGATGCTGTGCTACTCGACCTTGTGTTGCCTCTCAAGAACTCAGTCAACAG AAGTTCCTTACATCTCTATATCAGTTCAAGATGTTCTCAG GCTGTTTTTGGGATTCTTCTACTTGTTTACATTCCGGAACTAGATCCTTATCCAGGATACCATATTCTAAACAACGAACCGCTAGAAAACGTTGAATATGAAGCACTTCGCGGGGGAGAAAACATATGTCCCGAGCGACATGCCAGCATATTTTCCA GAATATACTTTGGTTGGATCACGCCGCTTATGCAGTTAGGCTACAGAAAACCCATAACTGAAAAGGATGTTTGGCAATTAGACAAATGGGATCAAACAGAAACTCTGTTCACAAG ATTCCAAAGATGCTGGACAGAAGAATCGCAGAGACGCAAGCCGTGGCTTCTCCGAGCACTGAATAGTAGCCTTGGTGGAAG GTTCTGGTTGGGTGGTATCTTTAAG ATTGGAAATGATCTTTCCCAGTTTGTTGGACCGGTTGTACTGAGCCACCTATTACGG TCAATGCAAGAAGGTGATCCGGCTTGGGTTGGCTATGTCTATGCTTTCTTAATTTTCGTTGGGGTG ACACTTGGAGTGCTCTGTGAAGCTCAGTACTACCAGAATGTTTGGCGTGTGGGATTCCGGTTAAGATCAACTTTG GTTGCAGCTATATTCCATAAATCTTTAAGACTAACTCATGAAGCTCGCAAGAATTTTGCATCTGGGAAGGTCACAAACATGATAACTACAGATGCTAATGCACTTCAG CAAATATCACAACAACTCCATGGCTTATGGTCAGCTCCTTTTCGCATCATTGTGTCTATGATTCTTCTCTATCAACAACTAGGAGTTGCTTCGCTTTTTGGTTCATTGATTTTGTTTCTCCTAATTCCTCTCCAG ACTCTGATTATAAGCAAAATGCGGAAGCTGACTAAAGAAGGGCTCCAGTGGACTGACAAAAGAGTTGGTATCATGAATGAGATTTTAGCAGCCATGGATACTGTAAA ATGCTATGCATGGGAGAAGAGCTTTGAGTCGCGGATTCAAGGAATTAGAAATGAAGAGCTCTCATGGTTTCGTAAAGCGCAGCTACTATCAGCT TTTAACAGTTTTATACTGAACAGCATCCCAGTAGTTGTGACTGTGGTTTCATTTGGGGTTTACGTTCTGCTTGGAGGAGATTTGACACCGGCAAGGGCATTCACCTCTCTTTCTCTATTCGCAGTTCTAAGATTTCCTCTCAACATGCTACCAAATCTTCTAAGTCAG GTTGTCAACGCAAACGTTTCACTGCAACGGATTGAGGAACTACTTCTAAGTGAAGAGAGAATTCTAGCAGAAAACCCACCTCTTCAACCAGGGCCTCCAGCCATTTCCATTAAGAATGGATATTTTTCATGGGATTCAAAG GCAACGAAGCCCACATTATCCAATATTAATTTGGAGATTCCAGTCGGAAGCTTGGTTGCCATTGTAGGTGGAACCGGGGAAGGTAAGACATCACTTGTTTCGGCAATGCTGGGGGAGCTATCTCGTACCGAAACCTCAAGCGTCATTATTAGAGGCTCAGTAGCTTATGTTCCTCAAGTCTCATGGATCTTCAATGCCACG GTGCGTGATAACATATTATTTGGGTCGGGTTTTGAAGCTGAAAGATATTGGAGGGCTATTGATGCTACTGCCTTACAACAAGATCTTGATTTGCTTCCG GGCCGTGATCATACAGAGATTGGAGAACGGGGAGTGAATATTAGTGGAGGGCAAAAGCAGAGACTTTCAATGGCTAGGGCAGTCTACTCCAGTTCAGATGTTTACATATTCGATGATCCTTTGAGTGCTTTAGATGCTCATGTTGCTCAGCAG GTGTTTGATAGCTGCATGAAAGATGAGCTGAAGGGGAAAACGAGAGTGCTTGTCACAAACCAGCTACATTTTCTTCCTTTGATGGATAGAATTATTTTAGTGTCCGAGGGAATGATCAAAGAGGAAGGAACCTTTGAAGAGTTGTCAAAAAATGGGAGTTTGTTCCAGAAACTAATGGAGAACGCTGGGAAAATGGACACAACCCAAGAGATGAATAAAAATGACCAGAAAAGCTCGAAGCCGAGTCATACTCTCACGGTTGATGCGAGTGAAAGAAATGTTGGCAGTACCAAGCAAGGAAGACGAGGAAGATCGGTGCTTGTAAAGCAAGAAGAACGGGAAACTGGCATCATAAGTTGGAACGTTCTGATGAGGTATAAAAAGGCAGTGGGCGGCTTATGGGTGGTTATGATCATCTTTGCATGCTATTTAACAACTGAGGTTCTCCGGGTTTCAAGTAGCACATGGCTAAGTTTCTGGACCGATCAAAGCACTTCAAAGAGTTATAGTCCAGGTTTCTACATTATCGTCTATGCTCTTCTCGGATTTGGTCAG GTTGCGGTGACGTTTACCAACTCGTTTTGGCTGATCACATCAAGTTTACGTGCCGCCAAGAAACTCCATGACGCTATGCTGAATTCTATAATGCGAGCTCCTATGCTTTTTTTCCACACAAACCCAACTGGGCGTGTAATCAACAGGTTTTCTAAGGACATTGGTGATATAGATAGAAATGTCGCCAACCTAATGAATATGTTCATGAACCAGCTCTGGCAACTCCTCTCGACCTTTGCACTTATAGGTACTGTCAGTACAATTTCATTGTGGGCAATAATGCCGCTCCTGATACTGTTTTATGCAGCATATCTCTACTATCAG AACACATCCCGTGAAGTGAAACGTTTAGATTCGGTCACAAGATCGCCTATTTATGCTCAATTTGGAGAAGCTTTGAATGGTTTGTCAAGCATCCGAGCCTATAAAGCATACGAGAGGATGGCCAAGATTAATGGAAAATCCATGGACAACAACATAAGGTTCACTCTTGCAAACACTAGCTCAAATCGTTGGCTCACTATAAGACTGGAAACTCTCGGTGGTGTCATGATTTGGTTAACCGCAACTTTCGCCGTTCTGAGGAACGGGAATGCAGAGAACCAAGCTGGTTTTGCGTCTACGATGGGTCTCCTTCTTAGCTACACACTGAATATCACTTCTCTGTTAAGCGGTGTTCTAAGGCAAGCTAGCAGAGCAGAGAACAGCTTGAATTCCGTTGAGCGTGTGGGTAATTACATCGATCTACCTTCTGAGGCTGCGGATGTGATCGAGAACAATTGTCCAGTAACTGGCTGGCCTTCAAGAGGATCAATTAAGTTTGAAGATGTTTACCTGCGTTATAGAACAGGGCTTCCTCCAGTACTTCATGGACTGTCCTTTTCTGTTTCTCCCAGTGAGAAAGTAGGAGTGGTGGGAAGAACTGGTGCAGGGAAGTCTTCCATGTTGAATGCATTGTTTCGGATTGTGGAAGTGGAAAAGGGAAGAATCATGATTGATGATTATGATGTTGCTAAGTTCGGACTGATGGATTTGCGCAGGGTTCTAAGTATCATTCCACAGTCACCAGTTCTTTTCTCAG GGACGGTGAGATTCAACATTGACCCATTTAGTGAGCACAATGATGCTGACCTCTGGGAGGCTCTACAAAGGGCCCATATAAAAGATGTCATAGCCAGGAACCCTTTTGGTCTAGATGCAGAG GTCTCTGAGGGAGGTGAGAATTTCAGCGTGGGGCAAAGGCAACTTCTGAGTCTAGCGCGTGCATTGTTAAGAAGATCTAAGATCCTTGTTCTCGATGAAGCAACAGCATCTGTTGATGTCAGAACAGATTCTCTAATACAAAAGACAATCCGTGAGGAATTCAAGTCTTGCACAATGCTTGTTATCGCTCACAGATTGAATACCATCATCGACTGTGACAAGATCCTTGTGCTTAGTTCTGGTCAG GTTTTGGAGTATGATAGTCCACAAGAGCTGCTGTCAAGAGATACCAGTGCCTTCTTTAGGATGGTTCACAGCACCGGACCAGCAAATGCTCAGTACCTTTGTAACATGGTCTCTGCAGGGAGAGTGAATGGAATGGGGCTAGGTGGATAG